The Odocoileus virginianus isolate 20LAN1187 ecotype Illinois chromosome 3, Ovbor_1.2, whole genome shotgun sequence genome includes a window with the following:
- the FAF2 gene encoding FAS-associated factor 2 isoform X2 produces MAAPEERDLTQEQTEKLLQFQDLTGIESMDQCRHTLEQHNWNIEAAVQDRLNEQEGVPSVFNPPPSRPLQVNTADHRIYSYVVSRPQPRGLLGWGYYLIMLPFRFTYYTILDIFRFALRFIRPDPRSRVTDPVGDIVSFMHSFEEKYGRAHPVFYLGTYSQALNDAKRELRFLLVYLHGDDHQDSDEFCRNTLCAPEVISLINTRMLFWACSTNKPEGYRVSQALRENTYPFLAMIMLKDRRMTVVGRLEGLIQPDDLINQLTFIMDANQTYLVSERLEREERNQTQVLRQQQDEAYLASLRADQEKERKKREERERKRRKEEEVQQQKLAEERRRRNLQEEKERKLECLPPEPSPDDPESVKIIFKLPNDSRVERRFHFSQSLTVIHDFLFSLKESPEKFQIEANFPRRVLPCLPSEEWPNPPTLQEAGLSHTEVLFVQDLTDE; encoded by the exons gatCTGACTGGCATAGAATCTATGGATCAATGTCGCCATACCTTGGAACAGCATAACTGGAACATAGAG GCTGCCGTACAGGACAGATTGAACGAGCAGGAGGGTGTACCAAGTGTTTTCAACCCACCACCGTCTCGGCCCTTGCAAGTGAACACAGCTGACCACAGGATCTACAGCTATGTCGTCTCAAGACCGCAACCAAGG GGGCTGCTTGGATGGGGTTATTACTTGATAATGCTTCCATTCCGGTTTACCTATTATACAATACTTGATATATTTAG GTTTGCTCTTCGTTTTATACGGCCTGACCCTCGCAGCCGGGTCACTGATCCCGTTGGGGACATTGTTTCATTTATGCACTCTTTTGAAGAGAAATATGGGAGGGCACACCCTGTCTTCTACCTGGGAACGTACAGCCAG GCACTTAATGATGCTAAACGGGAGCTTCGCTTTCTTTTGGTTTATCTTCATGGAGATGATCACCAGGACTCTGATGAATTCTGTCG CAACACACTCTGCGCACCTGAAGTTATTTCACTGATAAACACCAGGATGCTCTTCTGGGCGTGCTCCACAAACAAACCTGAGGGATACAGGG TCTCTCAGGCTTTAAGAGAAAACACCTATCCATTCCTGGCCATGATTATGTTGAAGGATCGGAGGATGACTGTGGTAGGACGTCTAGAAGGCCTCATTCAGCCTGATGACCTCATTAACCAGCTGACATTTATCATGGATGCAAATCAGACTTACCTGGTGTCCGAACGCCTAGAGAG GGAAGAACGAAACCAGACCCAGGTGCTGAGACAACAACAGGATGAGGCCTACCTGGCCTCTCTCAGAGCTGaccaggagaaagagagaaagaagcgaGAGGAGCGAGAACGGAAGAGGCGGAAGGAGGAAGAGGTGCAACAGCAGAAGCTGGCAGAAGAGAGGCGGCGGCGG AATTtacaagaggagaaggaaaggaagttgGAGTGTCTGCCCCCAGAGCCTTCCCCTGATGACCCTGAAAGTgtcaaaatcattttcaaattacCCAATGATTCTCGAGTAGAGAGACGATTCCACTTTTCACAGTCTCTAACA GTAATCCACGACTTCTtattctccttgaaagaaagccCTGAAAAGTTTCAGATTGAAGCCAATTTTCCCCGAAGGGTGCTGCCCTGCCTCCCTTCAGAGGAGTGGCCCAACCCCCCAACGCTGCAGGAGGCCGGACTCAGCCACACAGAAGTTCTCTTTGTTCAGGACCTAACAGACGAATGa
- the FAF2 gene encoding FAS-associated factor 2 isoform X1 has protein sequence MSSVPSDGVYFLELIPGLSGLTLLEEDGWYTCCSRPRFGGCDLTGIESMDQCRHTLEQHNWNIEAAVQDRLNEQEGVPSVFNPPPSRPLQVNTADHRIYSYVVSRPQPRGLLGWGYYLIMLPFRFTYYTILDIFRFALRFIRPDPRSRVTDPVGDIVSFMHSFEEKYGRAHPVFYLGTYSQALNDAKRELRFLLVYLHGDDHQDSDEFCRNTLCAPEVISLINTRMLFWACSTNKPEGYRVSQALRENTYPFLAMIMLKDRRMTVVGRLEGLIQPDDLINQLTFIMDANQTYLVSERLEREERNQTQVLRQQQDEAYLASLRADQEKERKKREERERKRRKEEEVQQQKLAEERRRRNLQEEKERKLECLPPEPSPDDPESVKIIFKLPNDSRVERRFHFSQSLTVIHDFLFSLKESPEKFQIEANFPRRVLPCLPSEEWPNPPTLQEAGLSHTEVLFVQDLTDE, from the exons gatCTGACTGGCATAGAATCTATGGATCAATGTCGCCATACCTTGGAACAGCATAACTGGAACATAGAG GCTGCCGTACAGGACAGATTGAACGAGCAGGAGGGTGTACCAAGTGTTTTCAACCCACCACCGTCTCGGCCCTTGCAAGTGAACACAGCTGACCACAGGATCTACAGCTATGTCGTCTCAAGACCGCAACCAAGG GGGCTGCTTGGATGGGGTTATTACTTGATAATGCTTCCATTCCGGTTTACCTATTATACAATACTTGATATATTTAG GTTTGCTCTTCGTTTTATACGGCCTGACCCTCGCAGCCGGGTCACTGATCCCGTTGGGGACATTGTTTCATTTATGCACTCTTTTGAAGAGAAATATGGGAGGGCACACCCTGTCTTCTACCTGGGAACGTACAGCCAG GCACTTAATGATGCTAAACGGGAGCTTCGCTTTCTTTTGGTTTATCTTCATGGAGATGATCACCAGGACTCTGATGAATTCTGTCG CAACACACTCTGCGCACCTGAAGTTATTTCACTGATAAACACCAGGATGCTCTTCTGGGCGTGCTCCACAAACAAACCTGAGGGATACAGGG TCTCTCAGGCTTTAAGAGAAAACACCTATCCATTCCTGGCCATGATTATGTTGAAGGATCGGAGGATGACTGTGGTAGGACGTCTAGAAGGCCTCATTCAGCCTGATGACCTCATTAACCAGCTGACATTTATCATGGATGCAAATCAGACTTACCTGGTGTCCGAACGCCTAGAGAG GGAAGAACGAAACCAGACCCAGGTGCTGAGACAACAACAGGATGAGGCCTACCTGGCCTCTCTCAGAGCTGaccaggagaaagagagaaagaagcgaGAGGAGCGAGAACGGAAGAGGCGGAAGGAGGAAGAGGTGCAACAGCAGAAGCTGGCAGAAGAGAGGCGGCGGCGG AATTtacaagaggagaaggaaaggaagttgGAGTGTCTGCCCCCAGAGCCTTCCCCTGATGACCCTGAAAGTgtcaaaatcattttcaaattacCCAATGATTCTCGAGTAGAGAGACGATTCCACTTTTCACAGTCTCTAACA GTAATCCACGACTTCTtattctccttgaaagaaagccCTGAAAAGTTTCAGATTGAAGCCAATTTTCCCCGAAGGGTGCTGCCCTGCCTCCCTTCAGAGGAGTGGCCCAACCCCCCAACGCTGCAGGAGGCCGGACTCAGCCACACAGAAGTTCTCTTTGTTCAGGACCTAACAGACGAATGa